The following proteins are encoded in a genomic region of Magnolia sinica isolate HGM2019 chromosome 1, MsV1, whole genome shotgun sequence:
- the LOC131218193 gene encoding uncharacterized protein LOC131218193, with protein MTTSIKNSFLPPSLVSNLQEVLISRKGSGNGEHSTAEKTIASSSSIDVLISSDTDSAKDSSKPIVLVTNGDGICAPGITALVDALVREGRCNVYVCAPESDKSASGHSVTVRETLAARSAEIVGATAYEVSGTPADCISLALSGALFSWSRPALVISGINKGSSCGHHTFYSGAVAGAREALICGVPSISISLNWKNDESRASDFKDAVDVCLPLIHAAISDVRKGLFPKSCALNIEVPTCPSTNKGFKITRQSLWRSIPSWKSVSANRHPSAGGFMSMQQSLGIQLAQLSRDASAAGAARRLQSQRKNVEIESVAAGKSDPQRGTVKKYFRLEFLEKEKEDTDEDLDFKALENGFVALTPLCFLSHVESEIQTSASDWLTAALTGDR; from the exons ATGACGACTTCAATAAAGAACAGCTTCTTGCCTCCTTCTCTTGTTTCCAATCTCCAAGAAGTTCTTATTAGTAGGAAAGGCAGCGGCAATGGTGAACACTCTACTGCTGAGAAAACCATAGCCTCCTCCTCTTCCATCGACGTACTCATTTCATCCGATACCGATTCCGCAAAAGATAGTTCGAAACCCATCGTTCTCGTGACGAATGGGGATGGAATATGCGCGCCGGGGATCACAGCCCTTGTTGATGCATTGGTTCGTGAGGGACGGTGCAATGTCTACGTCTGTGCCCCCGAatc GGATAAATCCGCTTCGGGACATTCGGTTACAGTTCGGGAGACACTTGCTGCAAGGTCTGCAGAAATCGTTGGTGCCACTGCTTATGAAGTTTCTG GGACTCCTGCTGATTGCATTTCTCTAGCTTTGTCTGGGGCATTGTTTTCTTGGTCAAGACCTGCACTG GTAATCAGTGGAATTAACAAGGGATCGAGCTGTGGCCATCACAC GTTCTACTCAGGTGCAGTTGCCGGAGCTAGAGAAGCGTTAATTTGTGGTGTACCTTCTATATCGATTTCATTGAATTG GAAGAATGATGAAAGCCGCGCAAGTGATTTCAAGGATGCAGTTGATGTTTGTCTTCCATTAATTCATGCTGCGATAAGTGATGTAAGGAAGGGCCTTTTCCCCAAGAGTTGCGCATTGAATATAGAAGTTCCTACCTGTCCTTCTACTAATAAG GGATTCAAAATCACCAGGCAGAGTCTATGGCGGTCCATCCCAAGCTGGAAATCTGTATCAGCAAACAGGCACCCCTCTGCAGGGGGTTTCATGTCCATGCAACAAAGCCTTGGCATCCAGCTTGCACAGCTTAGCCGAGATGCCTCTGCAGCT GGTGCTGCACGCCGCCTCCAGTCACAGAGGAAGAATGTTGAGATTGAATCAGTTGCAGCAGGAAAATCTGATCCTCAAAGGGGAACAGTGAAAAAGTACTTCCGTCTAGAG TTCTTGGAGAAGGAAAAAGAAGACACAGATGAGGATCTCGATTTCAAGGCGCTTGAAAATGGCTTT GTAGCACTAACTCCTCTATGTTTCCTATCCCATGTCGAGTCAGAAATACAGACCTCTGCATCGGACTGGCTCACAGCTGCCCTTACTGGTGACAGATAA